Part of the Paenibacillus guangzhouensis genome is shown below.
AAGAAACCATTAAGAACACAGACAACATCTTCGTCAGTCTTTGCTTCATTTCGAATGCCCCCATTAGATTTAGATTTGATATGTTAGCCGGATGCCCGGGATTAACCTTTCACTGCGCCAATCGTTAAACCTTTGACAAAATAACGCTGCATGAACGGATACAAGAAAATAATCGGACCAGTTACGACAATCGCAACCGCCATCTTGAGCGATTCGGTAGGCGGCTTGAAATCCGCCGATAAGTTCGCAGCTACACTCGTCTTCAATACCGCTGCACTCGCGAGAATTTTGTAGAGCAGGAATTGCAGTGGATATTTGGCTTCCGTCGTTATAAAAATGTTCGCAGAGAACCAGTCATTCCAGTAAGCAAGCCCCAAGAACAAGCCGATCGTTGCAAGCCCCGGTGTGGATAACGGAAGAATGAGCCTCGAATAGATCGTGAACTCGCCTGCGCCGTCAATTTTGGCCGACTCAACAATGGACTCTGGAATCGATTTCATGAAATTCTTCATTAGAATGATATTCCAAGCGCTAATCATCATCGGGACCAATAAAGCGAGATAACTGTCTTTCCAATCCAAATATTTCACAACCAAGATATACCATGGGATCAAACCGCCGCTGAACAAGGTGGTGAAGTAGATGAAGAAGGACAACGAGTTGCGATATTTGAAATCTTTGCGAGAGAGTACGTATCCCGCCATGGAGATGAAGAATAATCCCAGTAGCGTCCCCATTGCGGTAAGACTGATCGAGACAAGGTATGCTTTGAAAATTTGCTGTGGGTTGCTGAAGACTGATTGATACGCGCTGAACGTGAATTCCGATGGAAAAATCTTAAATCCATCCCGCACGATCTCCGCCTCAGACGAGAAGGAGCCGGATATGATAAGCCAGAACGGAAGCAGACATACAAGACTCAAGATACTAATCACGACATATCCGACAATATTGAAGAGCAATGTCGATCGATCTGTACGAATTTTCATCGTGCACCTCCTAGAATAACGCGTAGTCTTCGCGTGTTTTTTTGATAATCCAGTTTACACTCATGACCAGCACGAATCCGAAGAAGGATTGGTATAATCCCGCCGCTGTACCCATGCCAATATCGAAGTTGACGGCGAGTGAGCGATACACATAGGTATCGATAATGTCCGTCGTCTCAAAGAGCATGCCGTTGCTACCAATGATCTGATAGAAAAGATCGAATTGGCCTTTGAGAATACCGCCTAAGCTAAGCAAAATGAGTAGGATAAAGGTTGGTACGAGCATGGGGATCGTGATATATCGAATCCGGTGGAAAATGTTCGCGCCATCAATCTTCGCCGCTTCATGATATTCATCACTGATGCTCATAATCGCAGCCAGGTAAATGACCGTACCGTAGCCTAGTCCTTTCCAGACGTTGAAGAACACGATAATATATTTCCAAGGTTCGGTATTCATGTAGAAGTCATAGGTATGCATGCCAAACTGTTTCAACAGCGCATTGATGACGCCCGTCTCGGTGTTGAACAAATTGAATACAAAAGCCCCCACGAGCACAAATGAGATGAAGAATGGCAGGAACATTATCGATTGTGCCGTCTTTTTGAACCATTTCCCTGCCAGCTCGCTAAGGAAGATCGCACAGATAAGCTGAAGAAAATTCCCAATGAAAATAAATGCTAAATTATACAAAACCGTATTCTTGGTCAATGAGAACAGTGCCCCGGATTCATACAGAAACTTGAAGTTCTGCATGCCGACGAAAGGACTGCCGAATAGACCCCCCTCAAAATTGTAATTAGTAAAAGCATAGTAGACTCCGACCATCGGAAAATAGCTGAACACGACGAAAAAAAACAGTACGGGGGCAATCATCAAAAATAATATTTTGTTCTTACGCAGCTCCGCAATAAATCCGGACATCCATTTTTCCTTCCCTTCTCATCTGTTATCATTCAATCTGTAAAATATGAAATCGATTTCATCTTATTGTAAAATTGAAAATCGAATCGTATAAAAACCCCTTGTTGTTCGAAAAACATAACTGACCGAGCGATTATATTGAAATCGATTTCATTTTGTATTATAATAACAGTACGCCTTGTTTGTCAAACATAAAATAAATCGGAATAGTGAGGAAGTACGTTATGGATGCAAAAATCATTGATGTCGCTAAAAAGGCTGGTGTATCACCCGCTACGGTCTCTAGAGTTCTAAATCAAACCAGCAGCGTATCAGAAAAAACGAAGAGCAAAGTGATGACCGCGATCGATGAGCTGGGTTACCACCCGAATGCTGCAGCCAAAAATTTACGTTCTCAGAAAACACGGATGATCGGGGTCATTGTAGCTGATATTAATACGTCCTATTTTACGGAAATCATTAAAGGAATCGAGAATATGGCTTATGCCAGCAATTACAACGTCATTATCTGTGATGCGGAGAACCAGGCGGAGAAGGAAATGGAGTACCTGAATCTGATCATGAACCGGACGGTTGACGGTCTCATTATGGTGTCGCCAACCATAGCGGACGAGCAGCTGTTCCAAATCGCGGACAAGGGTTATTTCATCGCAGTCATCGGCCGGCATGTGGATCATGACCGTATCCCTTGTATTTATACAGATAATGTGAAGTTCTCTCATACGGTGGTTGAACATCTGCTCGGGGGAGGCCATCAGGATATCGTATTCCTCAGCGGATATCCGACGGCGATCGATAGCTACGAACGACTCGAAGGTTACTTGAAAGCCCTTCGTGATCACCATATTCCATTCCGTCCAGAGCTCGTCGAGAACGGGAACTTCAACGAAGTCGGCGGCTATGAAGCGATGATGCGCTTATTCGAGAAGAAATTGCAGTTCACGGCCGTGTACTCTGCCAATGATGAAATGGCACTGGGTGTCTACCGAGCTTGCGCCGAAGTCGGTCTCGCAATTCCAACGCAGCTCGCCGTTGTCGGCGTCGATAATAATCGAATTAGCAAATATATTACTCCGACGCTCAGTACGGTAAATCAGCCGAAATATACGATGGGTGCACTGCTCGTAGAGAAATTGATTGACCAGATGACTGAGAATACTTATCCAGAGAAGCGCGTTTTTGTACTCGATTCCGAGCTGATCATTCGCAATTCTTCGAATGTACCGATGAGTAAGTAGCGTTGGACGAATAAAATTACTTTCCTGCCCGTTACTTCAATGAAAACAGCAGCTGGTCGTTTGACCAGCTGCCTATATATCATGATTCAACTATCGTGTCCCATTATCTTTACGCTGCAAAATTTCGACTGTACAGCGCCAAAACAACTGAACAATTGATTCTCCTCATGATGCCTAACCTTCACATTTTTGCCATCTCTATTTGAAAATGAATATTACCGACCAAAGTCAGGAGTGAGCATTGAATGTCCTATCTTTCGTTAAATACATGGAGCATCCACCGTAACCTAGGTCCAATTCGCTGGACCTACTGGGATGAAGTTAATCAGAAGCATGCTGTTCATCTCGATCCACAGCCTGAAACGACGACACTGTTAGAACTACCTGCCATTCTGGCAGCCAATGGCTTTAAAGCTGTTGAAATTTGCCACTTTCATTTCCCGAACACTAATCCCGACTATTTACGTCGACTGAACGACGCTTGTCAGGATGTGAATATTCTATTTCATACTCTTTTACTGGACTACGGAGATATCTCGTCGGATGATGTGGGCCGAACTAAGGCTGATATGAAGCTCATACAGGATTGGATCGATATCGCGGCACAAGCAGGCGCCAAGCGCATCCGTGTTATTGCTGGCGAGGCTTCCCCCGATAATACTGAAGCACTTAACCGTTCTTTAGAAAATTTGACAAGCTTGGCCAGTTATGCGAAGCAACGCGGCGTTCGCATCGTTTCGGAAAATTTCAAGTTACTCACCTCAACAGCTGCCAATTGCATCGAGATTGTACGTCGTGGCAACGGTGAAATCGGTATGATTGCCGATTTTGGAAACTTCAGCAAAACGACAAAAACCAAGGATCTTGCCCTTCTTTTACCCTACTGTGAATCCGTCCATGTCAAG
Proteins encoded:
- a CDS encoding carbohydrate ABC transporter permease, with protein sequence MKIRTDRSTLLFNIVGYVVISILSLVCLLPFWLIISGSFSSEAEIVRDGFKIFPSEFTFSAYQSVFSNPQQIFKAYLVSISLTAMGTLLGLFFISMAGYVLSRKDFKYRNSLSFFIYFTTLFSGGLIPWYILVVKYLDWKDSYLALLVPMMISAWNIILMKNFMKSIPESIVESAKIDGAGEFTIYSRLILPLSTPGLATIGLFLGLAYWNDWFSANIFITTEAKYPLQFLLYKILASAAVLKTSVAANLSADFKPPTESLKMAVAIVVTGPIIFLYPFMQRYFVKGLTIGAVKG
- a CDS encoding ABC transporter permease; this encodes MSGFIAELRKNKILFLMIAPVLFFFVVFSYFPMVGVYYAFTNYNFEGGLFGSPFVGMQNFKFLYESGALFSLTKNTVLYNLAFIFIGNFLQLICAIFLSELAGKWFKKTAQSIMFLPFFISFVLVGAFVFNLFNTETGVINALLKQFGMHTYDFYMNTEPWKYIIVFFNVWKGLGYGTVIYLAAIMSISDEYHEAAKIDGANIFHRIRYITIPMLVPTFILLILLSLGGILKGQFDLFYQIIGSNGMLFETTDIIDTYVYRSLAVNFDIGMGTAAGLYQSFFGFVLVMSVNWIIKKTREDYALF
- a CDS encoding LacI family DNA-binding transcriptional regulator, which codes for MDAKIIDVAKKAGVSPATVSRVLNQTSSVSEKTKSKVMTAIDELGYHPNAAAKNLRSQKTRMIGVIVADINTSYFTEIIKGIENMAYASNYNVIICDAENQAEKEMEYLNLIMNRTVDGLIMVSPTIADEQLFQIADKGYFIAVIGRHVDHDRIPCIYTDNVKFSHTVVEHLLGGGHQDIVFLSGYPTAIDSYERLEGYLKALRDHHIPFRPELVENGNFNEVGGYEAMMRLFEKKLQFTAVYSANDEMALGVYRACAEVGLAIPTQLAVVGVDNNRISKYITPTLSTVNQPKYTMGALLVEKLIDQMTENTYPEKRVFVLDSELIIRNSSNVPMSK
- a CDS encoding sugar phosphate isomerase/epimerase family protein, which encodes MSYLSLNTWSIHRNLGPIRWTYWDEVNQKHAVHLDPQPETTTLLELPAILAANGFKAVEICHFHFPNTNPDYLRRLNDACQDVNILFHTLLLDYGDISSDDVGRTKADMKLIQDWIDIAAQAGAKRIRVIAGEASPDNTEALNRSLENLTSLASYAKQRGVRIVSENFKLLTSTAANCIEIVRRGNGEIGMIADFGNFSKTTKTKDLALLLPYCESVHVKPEFDSNGCPDKEEFRKHLNLLRTTRYNGPLTLIYEGPGDMWEGVERVRKIAEEYL